The following is a genomic window from Spirosoma agri.
AAAAAAGAGGTATATATCTTTTGAATTTCTTTATAAAAACTTGTTTATCCGAAAATAGTGGATGATAAAATACAATTCCAGCGGAAATAGCAAATTGTAACAAAGCGGATTTAGATCCTTCTAATGAAGAAAAAAAAGCAACAATAACTAAAAAAATTAAATTAATTCGTTTCCTATTTACAAAATACATGAAAATAAGAGCAGTGCTTACAAATGTTCCGGTACTCCAATTTATCTTTCTGAACAAACCAAAACCTTGTTGGAAATTAGCAATCTTGGATTCCGTAGGTGCGTCAGACAATAAAGCAAAACCTTTGTTATAACCTATAATGACATTAGATGAAATATAGACCAACAAAAGAAAATAGGTAGTCCATTGTAAAATAAGTTGATCAGAAAATTTATAATGCACATTTTGTCTTTCAATATTAGGGTTTAAGTTATAATGCCTTGAATAAGCAATTTTGAAACCAAACCATAAAGATAACTGGCAAGCAAAAAAGTGAATAATATCTTGCAAACTAGGAATTATTTGAAGAGCTAAAACGCTAGCAAAAGAAGTAGTGAATATCCAAACAAACAAAGGATCAATTACTGAATATACAAATTTGCGATATAGCATAGCATAAATGGCGAGCAATATTGCAGCAGATCCGATGACAACAAATAGTATGCTATAATCAACTTCCATTTCATTAACTTAGTTTACCTAAACGCCCCTGCCATCCGGCTGATAAAGCCTTCTTAATATACATTAAACGAAGATATTTGTGATCTTCTAACAAGGACGACTTTACTATTTCTTTCACACTTAGCTGTAGCAGAAATAAACAAACTTTTGGATTAATATTAAAATACGTACGTGATATATAGATAGCATTTCTAATAAAATAATATAATCTTACTGGATTGTGTGATATATAGCTTATATTTAATGTATAAAGGTTAAATTTTTTAACTGTGCCTAGTTTGTGATTCAGCTTTAAGTTAGTAATTTCAATAATTTTAAATTTATTTAGGTAAAGGCGTAAATTATATTCATGATCTACGTGATCTATAAATAAATTTTTATTGAAAGGTCCGACCTTCTGATAGGCATGAAGGCTCAAGAGATTTCCTGAAGTCATTGTAAGATTGACTTCTTTGTATGCATCAGCGGAAAGTGACCCACTGTGATCAACTGACACAATACCTAGCTCTTCTGGATTTGCATAATTGTTAATAAAATCAATCATACTAGAAATCATGTTTGATGGTGCTCGGCTGTCATCATCCATTGTCAAAAGGTACGTAAAATTATCGTTAATAGCCCGGTGAGCAGCAATATTTAGAGCGTCTGCAACACCATAATTGCCAATATTTGGTATGTAAACTATTGAGCGGAATGATTGCAATTGATTGACCAAATCTAAGTTAGGGCTATCCGAGTTATCAATAACATATAGTTTTTTTATTTGATCAATATACGTATTTATATTATTAATAACTTCTACACCACTGTTATATAAAACAACGACGCCAGCTATTGTCTCATTCAGATTTGATTCTTGCATAGCATTTTCTTTATTCGTAAAATAGCATTTTAGTTTTCAATTTTATACTTGATGACCGTATATATAATATCGCATTTTTTTTTGGAAATAGTACAACGACAGAATGATAGAAAGGAATTTACCTTTAACCTGGCTTTTTATATTACGATTTCTCACAATATTCGTTTCTTTCAATGATCGACTAAACTCACTACTGGCTCCCCCCGTTGCACAGGTTGCGATCACCAAAGGGACAAATAATGTTAAAGATTTTCGAATATACAGTAGTAAATTAAGTTCATAATCTGCTAATATTTTAAGTGAAGAGTCATAGCGGAATTCAGAGAATACAGATTTATTATAAAATGCACTTTGATGATGTACAGTATTTTGAAATAATGTTCGTTTGCCTAAATAAGAATTCATCTGATAATTATTGTCAAACACTACCTGGCCAAATACCAACGAATATTCCGTTTTCAAATAAGGGCTTATCTGCTCTAAAACTTTGAGATTTAATACGTCATCAGCGCCAAGAAAATAAATCCATTTTCCATTAACACGATCGATCCCTTTGTTCATAGCATCGTAGATCCCTTTATCAGGTTCACTGATCCAACCTGAGAGCATGTGCTCATATCGCTTAATAATGTCAATAGACCCATCAGTACTGCCTCCATCAATTATCCAATAATCGATCAAGTCTTGCTTCTGATTCAATACGCTTAGTATTGTAGTTTCTAAAGTAGAAGCAGAATTATAAACAACTGTTATGATCGAAATGAGAGGAGTAGCCTTAATAAGTTTCATAAATTAG
Proteins encoded in this region:
- a CDS encoding O-antigen polymerase, with translation MEVDYSILFVVIGSAAILLAIYAMLYRKFVYSVIDPLFVWIFTTSFASVLALQIIPSLQDIIHFFACQLSLWFGFKIAYSRHYNLNPNIERQNVHYKFSDQLILQWTTYFLLLVYISSNVIIGYNKGFALLSDAPTESKIANFQQGFGLFRKINWSTGTFVSTALIFMYFVNRKRINLIFLVIVAFFSSLEGSKSALLQFAISAGIVFYHPLFSDKQVFIKKFKRYIPLFFVATMSVFFAVLWKENSDLDSVFFAFIKRLLYSGDSILYYYQPVNISYFENYSFLNYISVLTNPILGFFRIQPYQEAVGNIMVDNLRAPGPMTPITVGPNAPFYIEGRIYFYYWGAFPFSFLVGYIYSLLRIHYFSLKSTSAFYFVYMGSFFHLASTMINDISLAITQSFDLAFFVIPPYIVVSFLLTRRLHLRLGSTSFKLYKLFKT
- a CDS encoding glycosyltransferase — encoded protein: MQESNLNETIAGVVVLYNSGVEVINNINTYIDQIKKLYVIDNSDSPNLDLVNQLQSFRSIVYIPNIGNYGVADALNIAAHRAINDNFTYLLTMDDDSRAPSNMISSMIDFINNYANPEELGIVSVDHSGSLSADAYKEVNLTMTSGNLLSLHAYQKVGPFNKNLFIDHVDHEYNLRLYLNKFKIIEITNLKLNHKLGTVKKFNLYTLNISYISHNPVRLYYFIRNAIYISRTYFNINPKVCLFLLQLSVKEIVKSSLLEDHKYLRLMYIKKALSAGWQGRLGKLS
- a CDS encoding glycosyltransferase family 2 protein → MKLIKATPLISIITVVYNSASTLETTILSVLNQKQDLIDYWIIDGGSTDGSIDIIKRYEHMLSGWISEPDKGIYDAMNKGIDRVNGKWIYFLGADDVLNLKVLEQISPYLKTEYSLVFGQVVFDNNYQMNSYLGKRTLFQNTVHHQSAFYNKSVFSEFRYDSSLKILADYELNLLLYIRKSLTLFVPLVIATCATGGASSEFSRSLKETNIVRNRNIKSQVKGKFLSIILSLYYFQKKMRYYIYGHQV